Proteins found in one Methylophilaceae bacterium genomic segment:
- a CDS encoding DUF934 domain-containing protein — protein sequence MSQLIKGNQIAPNEWTIVKPPIFGDEPVRKQAGKVVMFKLHGEETFTQKQIDATEIPASGKILVPLTIWLAKKEHLVARLAAGDIGIVLQTHEPIENLVAAFDDINSLPIIAIDVPIFADGRNFTLGNLLRTRYGFKNELRAIGDIMRDQLFFLKRSGFDSYLIKEGRNAEEAIASLNDFTQPYQGAVDDVPVWRRLSR from the coding sequence ATGAGCCAGTTAATTAAAGGCAATCAAATTGCACCCAATGAATGGACAATCGTAAAACCGCCTATTTTTGGTGATGAGCCGGTGAGAAAGCAAGCTGGTAAAGTGGTTATGTTTAAATTGCATGGCGAAGAAACCTTTACCCAAAAGCAAATTGATGCAACTGAAATCCCAGCATCAGGAAAAATACTGGTGCCTTTGACAATTTGGCTAGCAAAAAAAGAGCACTTGGTCGCTCGTTTAGCGGCTGGTGATATTGGAATTGTACTTCAAACGCATGAGCCAATCGAAAATTTAGTAGCGGCATTTGATGATATAAATAGCTTGCCTATCATTGCTATTGATGTGCCGATTTTTGCGGATGGTCGCAACTTTACATTAGGCAATTTATTACGCACACGCTACGGTTTTAAAAATGAGTTACGTGCAATTGGCGACATTATGCGTGACCAATTATTTTTCTTAAAACGCTCTGGTTTTGATAGTTATTTAATCAAAGAAGGTCGCAATGCCGAAGAGGCGATTGCAAGCTTAAATGACTTCACACAGCCCTACCAAGGCGCTGTGGATGATGTGCCAGTCTGGCGCAGATTGAGTCGCTAA